A segment of the Amblyomma americanum isolate KBUSLIRL-KWMA chromosome 6, ASM5285725v1, whole genome shotgun sequence genome:
TTCTTGACTTTGTTGTTCTCAGCAATTTTTGCGCCGGCTGTGAGCAGGGCCCCAAAGAAGACGACCCAACGTACCCATCGTGGAAGCAGAGCCACATCTgccaaaaaaacacaagcaagaaGGCTGGTGAAATGGAGGTTGAGGCTGCCCTCATTTTATTTCAGCGTTCCCTGCAGCAACACAAGCTCCGTTATACTACAGTGCTGTCTGACGGGGACAGTCGCACGTTCCCTGCTTTGCAAGAAGCTGAAGTCTATGGATATATTGAAATCCATAAGGAGGATTGTGTAAACCATGTGCAGAAACGCATGGGCACTGCTTTGCGCAACATGGTTACCAAACAGAAAGGTGCTGCTGGAGAATCACTTGGTGGGAGAGGCAAGCTCACGCTAGATTTAATCGCAAAATTGAGCTCATATTATTCGTGGGCACTCAAATCCCATACAGGTGATGTGGAGGCCACGCATaaagctgtgatggccacctaccatCATGTGACGTCTAACGACTCCACTTCAAACCACAGCCTCTGTCCGACAGGCCCCGATTCTTGGTGCCGGCAGAATGCAGCAGAGGCCAGAGGCGAAGCAATGCCACCTCACCGGTACAGTCTACCTCCTCATGTCTGCAATGCCTTACTGCCTGTATATCAAAGGCTTTCAGACAGGAGGCTGCTAGAACGATGCCAAcgaggcaaaacgcaaaacaaCAATGAGAGCTTGCATTCGATGATATGGTCCCTTGCTAGAAAGGAAAGACATGCCTCTCTCTTCACAGTGCAGGCTGCTGTGGCTGAAGCAGTGATGAAATTCAATGCAGGGAGCGAAAGAACTGCTGCACGTATACTGCAAGAGCTCAGCCTAACGCCTAGCCCCCAGACAACCAAGCGTATGCGGGAAAAAGATCATCAAAGAAAAACAGCATCTGTGCAGAAGCGCAAATCTGCAGAAAATCTTCAGCGCTCACTCAAAAAGCGCCATTTTAATAACTCTGGTCAGACAGACTACCTTCCAGGAGGTTATTAAGTGTCTGCTGATGCCAGTATATAaataaatttgaagtactttgccataaacaccacttcgtttgtttttgctgtttttctcaaaatggaaATTTTGGACTCGTAGCATGTCCCAAACTAGCATATCTCAGCAGCTATGGCAGATAGAACCATAATTATTTTTTTAGCAAGTAGCCATATGTGTAGTCTACACAATGTTGGGAGTAGAATTTGTAATTAaggttcagaaattttttaatttgctcTAGTTTCTGATTGCAAGTTAGGCACTATTTGTACCTTGAGTTTCAATGTCTTTAAAAACTACTTATGATAGTAAAATTAAAAAACTGTTTCCAACattgtattcatttctgtttCTAGAACCCAACCAAGTGCAATTTATAAACTTTCTAATGTGTTTTTTCTCTTAATTGTTCTTATTAGTGAGGAGGGTGTAATTAAGTGTATCTCAATAACTACTGATCCTATCATGAAACCAATGATATTTTTGGAATCAGCATGAAAAACTAGTCATGGGTGTGCAATTTGATTAAatttggtgcagaaacaaaatttttttctttaagagcagtctccccccttaaagggggacactggtctttgggaccaaaaaatgacccaaaaGTCCATTTTTTAAAGATGACATTTTTGGAGCCTATAGCTTTATTCTTaaactctaccagttttctcctccaggaaatcagtattttgaccataatattaatTTTAGATCACTGTGGGAgctcaatttgtgcaggagcaggcgatttaacaccatgaaaattttggacacctggatGTCTTAGTACATCAATATATATCTTAACGTCTAGGACAGCTAGACATGTATTGTTTGCTacgggaagctgaaggcacaatgcATGCAGTAATCGAAGCATAATTCTTCAATCACGCTTaaagaatttataattttgcaaacATTACTGGTGCATGATATTCACTTTGACTGCTGTtattctaagtgctgtaaaattactaatgagggtaaaatggaaaaactgctttgattattgcactctttacttacCATACAATGTAGCCATGGGTTAAAGATTATTTTATTGGGCCATTTTTCTGTACAGAGGTACTAATAAGtgactaattaaaattaattatctTAGGAAGTAATGAATTAATTAACAGCAATTTTATATTTAAAATCACTGTAAAAACTGAGCAAGGTGGTACAGTTTCATTAGGActggactaaaaataaggaagATAGGTCTAAGACCACTGTTCCCCCCTTAAGGCCGATCCATAGCTAGAGCCAGATTCCATATTCACCCATAGTGAAACAGACCCCGCGGTGTTtacgtggttatggcgctcggctgctgttccGAAAGACGgtgtttcgatcccggccgcagcgatcgagtttcaaaggaggcgaaattctggaggcccgtctactgtacaatgtcagtgcacattaaagaaccccaggtagccgaaatttccgtagtcctccactacggcgtccctcatagcctgagtggctctgggacgttaaaccccaataaaccaaaccaagccaaacctGTAGTGAAACAACCCTACACATGCATGATCTAACATGGCATCATGCTGCTGCATATGGTGAATCACAGCGTAAGCAAACCCGGTGGATGAAGCCTCCTTTCGTTTTCAAATTGGGGTGTGGCTGAGGCTCAGTACAGTCATGCTGCTGTGAGAAATGCTACCTCTTTGCAGCTGAGCATAGTATTGATCAGTCA
Coding sequences within it:
- the LOC144093972 gene encoding uncharacterized protein LOC144093972, translated to MSTPAPKFSTTHRYGKKRKKSLINNLKKSATVTSSTADTTGTVGTPPPADREVPTELGLTAPPVAEASSGSGRVRRDTRMLQPSEIEERDKKAQEKLQEMASAAATERKAAFFGAMGDAATAPPGDTFSIVSLRLVNEMLSSVKCKVCNGDVLIEKSDREYGLAVKLTLTCENCGDVSSRWSSPRVETAQTVSPFVVNILAARAMQSTSNQRAALNDIFSVMNISHRGLHSKTWQKYVKTKLTPAVDRAAQKLASDCARAVREVYTGLNFGNPGNIAVSFDGSLMTRGHSSHIGVGTVIELFTGLVLDFVVLSNFCAGCEQGPKEDDPTYPSWKQSHICQKNTSKKAGEMEVEAALILFQRSLQQHKLRYTTVLSDGDSRTFPALQEAEVYGYIEIHKEDCVNHVQKRMGTALRNMVTKQKGAAGESLGGRGKLTLDLIAKLSSYYSWALKSHTGDVEATHKAVMATYHHVTSNDSTSNHSLCPTGPDSWCRQNAAEARGEAMPPHRYSLPPHVCNALLPVYQRLSDRRLLERCQRGKTQNNNESLHSMIWSLARKERHASLFTVQAAVAEAVMKFNAGSERTAARILQELSLTPSPQTTKRMREKDHQRKTASVQKRKSAENLQRSLKKRHFNNSGQTDYLPGGY